The following nucleotide sequence is from Candidatus Thorarchaeota archaeon.
CCCATTAGCTCAGAAGTGTGCTGATGCAACCAAGGGAACCGACCTCAGTCGTCTTGCCCGGCCAGTCCCAGTCGAGATCCAACGGAAGATCGCCACGGATCTTGCGAATCTTATCGGATATGATACAACATCAAAAGAGGCAGGTGGCCGTATCGATGAGACCGAGCATCCATTCACCACCGGATACTTTGATGATGTGAGAATCACAGTGCATTACCATGAGAAGAATGTCATGTCAATGATATACGCTATTCTTCACGAGGGGGGTCATGCACTCTACGAACAGAACCTCAATCATGATTGGATGTATCAGCCCATTGGTAAAGCCGCCAGCATGGGAATTCATGAATCGATGTCACGATTTGTTGAGAACATCTTTGGACGTACCAATGAGTTCTGGCAATTCTACTATCCCAGACTAAATGAGCTGACCAATAACACATTTGCAGACATTCCACTCGATGAGTTTGTCCGCGCAGTCAATCATGTTCGCCCCTCCAAGATCCGGATAGAGGCGGACGAGGTGACCTATTCATTGCATATCATCATCAGATTCGAGATCGAACGTGACCTGTTCGGTGGAAAACTCGATGTGTCGGATCTTCCACAAGTGTGGAACGAGAAATACGAGAAATACCTCGGTATTGAGATTAAAAATGACTCTGAGGGAGTAATGCAAGATACACACTGGGCCTCTGGGCTGTTCGGATACTTCCCAAGCTACGCCCTTGGTAATGTGTATGATGGGATGTGGCGTGACAAGATCAATCATGATATCCCCGACTGGCAGACACGCATACCCAGTGGCGAGTTTGCTCACATCAAGTCATGGTTGGTTGAGAACATCCATAGCAAGTCCGCCCTCTATGATCCAGCAGACCTCGTTAAACATGTGACAGGAAAAGATCTTGAGGCCAAACCGTTTCTCAGATATCTTGAGGAAAAATACTCTAACCTCTTCGGATTTTAATATACAAGGCAGGGGCATTTTGCCCTTGCCACAAACATAAATCCGTATTAGTGAGATGATACTACCACTCTTGGAGGATAGAGGAAATGAGAAAAATCGATATTAGACTCGAACAGACCAAATATAGTCCCGGATCCAGTATCCAAGGGGAAGTCGTGGTCAATACTGACAAAGAATTCGAAGCAAATCGAGTCACCCTAGAGTTTGTAGGTATTGAAGAGGCAAGAGTCGTTCGTGGCGCAGGTGATTCTAGACGTGTCTACAAAGAAAAAATATTACACATCGATGAGGAAACCATTCTTCACGAGAGCGTGATCATTCCAGAGGGGACGACCAGTTTTCCATTCGAGGTGAATATCCCTAGAAACCTGCCCGAATCATATTATGGTCACTATGGCTCTATCCGATACCAGTTGAGAGCAAAGGTTGAGATCTCGTGGGCGCTGGACCCAAAATGCGAGGTGGATGTCGGAATCATCCACCCACTAGAGCACGTCCCCCCGAAACCCTTCACCAAGTTCATAGATTGGAACGGCCTTGATCAGATTCAGATCGAGATTCCGCGACACACTATCGCTCCACCAGAGCCGTTTCCCATACGCATAATGCTACGAGGCGATCCGAAAATTCGCGGGATTAGGTTTGAGATTCTATTCAAGGAAATTGTATCTCCAAAAGGAAGAACCGAGACCACGACAAGGCAGCTATCAACAGCATATCTAAAGGCGGAAGAGATCTCATACAATAGCTGGATGGACATCAATATGGAGACATCGGAGAAATGGCCTTTACCGTTTTCCTCTCAGCTGATTAAAACAGCATACGTTCTGAAAGTGACTGCAGATATCAGATTTAGATTTGACAGGTCCGTCGAGTTTCGACTTGTGCCTTCTCGACCACCAGCAGAATTGTTTGAACAAGATGATTTCAGCTGGTAGTTGAAAAATAAGACGCCCCAAGAGAAACTGTATCTCTTAGGGCGATAGGTCTCACCGACTATCCAGTGATAGTAAATCCATCAAAGACCAAGGACCCAACAGAAACGCTCCAAGGTAATACTTCAACATCATTACCCATGGCAATGATCTTCTTGTAGCCCTCATAGAAGTTCCCTGCAACAGAAACTGGTTGAACCGAGTGCTTGATCTCACCGTTCTCGATCAGATAGACCGAGGAGGCAACTACCGCGAACTCACCAGTGGCCACATCTGTATGAAAGATGCCCAATGGGAAATCATCAATTAGTAGAGCCTTTCCATCAATAGAACTAATGAGATCATCTAATGAGCGGTCACCACCCACGACTTCGAGATGCTTGGCCCCAACGGACGGAGGAACTTCATACGGAATTGAGCCGCCAAAGATCCCTCCACCTCGGGAAGCGTTGCCAGTAGGTTCTACGCCGTTGGCCCGAGCATAATAGCTATCGAAGAGGAATCCCTTCAAAACCCCGTCCTCAATGACAGTGTTTCTCCGCTGCGGGTGCCCTTCTGCATCGATTGCCATCGTGCCCAAATAATTGGGATTCTGACCATCATCATAGACGGTAAGCGACTTGACTGCGATCTCGTTCCCTAGATGATCACAGAGCGGGGAGACCCCATCAACAACAGCATCGCCCAAGGTAGATCGGGCCAAGCTGGAGGCAATGTATGTCGAGGCCGCAATTGGTTTCCAAACAGTGGGTAACGCCCCAGTGAAGTCTAATTTTTCTGCGCCCAATAGATTCACTGCACGCTGAGCAGCATCCCTACCGAGACCCTCGGTCTTGACAATTCTATCACGTGCCACATCAAATCCGAAAGACCCACGTCTCTCTTCACCGACCATGGCTTGCACATTCACCGACACCATATTATGTCCAAAGCGGGTGGCCTCAAGAATACCACGAGTGTTGCCCAGAGCATAGGCACCCCATGAGGCCGCGGCCTCGGCAGAGAAAATCTTTGCGCGCTCGTCAACGGTCTTTGCCTCGGTGATCATCTCTTCGGAGAATCGAATGAGATCATCCGTACCAAGAGCGAGTATCTCCTTATCAAAGGCACCCTCCTTCCCTCGGCCTGCAGGATCACAAAAGCCTTGGAAACGATTGTCCTCGACAGTCACTCCGGAGGCAATAGAGAGAGCCTCAAAGATGACCAGATCAACTCGATTCTTCGTGATACCAGAGGCACTGGCAAATCCGATACGCTTACCAAGAGCGACTCGTGCAGAGCACCCGGCCACAATACCATCTTTAGCACTCACAATACCCTGAGTGATCTCTGCTGACATCTCATGGCTATAGAAGACACCAACCTCGATCTCCGCATCAGCGTTCAGGCTCTTGCCATACTTGAGAGCAGAATCAGTGACTGCAAGCAGTTCGTCCTTAACTGTATCATAATCCATCATTTGAGCCTCCTATGCTTTCCCTCCAAAGGTCACCCCGTCCACAACTAACTTCGGGCCACCAAGACCAACAGGCAGTGGTGCCTGCCCGGCCTTTCCACAGCCACCAAAGTAACCACTGTAGAGCTGAAGATCACGAGTCGCACCCTCCACATGCCCGAGCATCTCCAGAACGTTCCCTGACAGCGAGACCTCACGTATTGGATATTTGATCTCTCCATTCTCGACCCAATAACCACGAATCGCCTTGAACAGAAAACTCCCGTCGCCCTCTACTTGACCACCGGAGGTCTGAATTGCGTAAACACCAGTACCCAGGAGCTCAAGGGCCTCCTCCTCTGTCAGGTCACCTGCCGCAAAGTACGTGTTGGTCATCCGCACTATTGGCGGAAACATGAATGTTATAGCTCGCGCATTTCCTGTAGGGCTCTGCCCGAGATTTGCAGCCGTGCCACGATTGTGAAGATAGTGCTTTAGGACGCCCTTGTCCAAGACAACTGTATTGTGCGCAGGAGTCCCCTGATCATCAAATGGTACCCACAGACCACCATACTTCTCAATATCAACAATGCCCGAGTCTATGATCGTGGCATGCTCTGTTCCCAGCCGAGTACCAACCTTTCCAGTGAGCGGAGAAAATCCGGGGACTACGAAATCCGCCTCACTTAGATGGCCAAATGATTCGTGAGCAAGAACTCCAACAAGCTGGTTCTCAATCAGGCTTCTGAACTTCCCAGCAGGACAGGGTTTTGCTTTCAATTGTTCGGCGGCTCGTTCGGCTGCATCCTGGCCCATGTTCTCTGGGCTGTGTTCACCCGAGGCAAATGTGTCAACACCAGTTGTGCCACCGAATGATCTGAATCCAACAACCATTCCACCATCCTCGGCTCGCGAAGTAACCTTCACCCGGAGCTCGGTAGTGAGAAAGTCCCACTCAATGTGAGTCCCATCGGAGTTCACCAACATCTTGTGACCATAAAGCTCTCCGTACATTCCTCGGATATTCCGGACGCTCTTGCCGTGGTCTTTTGCACTCTCGACCACTCTATTGACCAGATCGATTTTTTCGGAGATCGACCATTTTTCCGGGTGAATCCCAATTGAGGGTGTGTAGGCAGGTTTAGGTGAAACTGGCTCTCCACGCTCAAATGGAAGCTTGAGCTTTGCTGCACTAAGGGATGCCCGAGCCATCTTAACGGCTTGGCCTACAGCAGCCAGCACACTCTCACGATCTGGAGTTGCCGTGAACGAGAAACCCGAGACCCCTTTGATGTAACAGGTGATTGCGATGCCCATCCGCGATTTTACTTGAATGTCCTTGAAGGTGTCATCTGTCCGGTCAAGTGTCCGAAGAGTGAGATCCTCATACCGTGCCTCGACAAAATCAGCACCCAGACGCTCGCCATGTGCAACACCATCTTCCAAGATATATTTCATAATATTTACCTCGATAATCCCCAAGGTTCAATGAACGAGTAACAATAATCTCTGCAAGTCCTCTTTAGTCAACCAATATATGATTTTGTTTTAACGAATCTCCATGTGAAACGCCCCAGCGCGAGCAATAGCGAACAGGAGTTACACAACAAAGAATGATCAATATCAAGATCAAGTAGTTTTCATTGCAAACGGTCTCGTATGGCCGGGCCAAGTGACCATACATCGCAGTCTAATAAGCAACAATAACACACGATCTTATCGAACCTATGAAGAGCGCCAAAAACACAGAAACTCATTTATCATGCGTAGAGGATCGAATGTCTACAGGCGGATAGGCATCATAAATTGATTTTGCGAGATCCAGAAACAGACTATGGACATTGGTACCATCTTTCGCACTGGCCTCACCATATCGAAAATCCCATCGTTCGGCAAAACTATGACCTTCATCAGGACTCACTTCTCTTGTTTCGCTCTGGTCGATCTTGTTTGCAATCAATAGAGGAATCAGCTCACGACCCTCCCTAGTGGTGATATTCTCCTGTACACCATAGATCCATCGTTCAAGACTGTCGAATGTGGAACGATCCGACACATCATAGACAAATATGACAGCATGGGCACCCTTGTAGTATTGAGTCCGTAGCTCACGAAAATCAGCCTGACCACCCAGATCGATCAAAGTCAAAATTACTGGAGTGAAGGGATCAATATTCAATGCGGCTGCACTGAGATCAACTCCGACAGTCGCCTTATAGTTGGGATCGAACTCATCCAACAATACACGGCGAATAAGTGAAGATTTCCCAACATTAGCGTCACCGACAAGCAAGACTTTGTAGACCGGAACAGGCATAACTTCGTCACCGCATCTTAATTATATCCGGTATTTAGAGATAAAATGATGTATGACATCTCATCTGCCAGCAGAGAAACGATCTTGCCTTTTCGGAACGGCAAGCACTTCCAAACATCATTGTATTATGAAACCAAAACCAAAAAGAGTATCGCTTAGTACGTAGCTTGTGACCATTATGCTAAGATACGAGGGAACTATCTGGAGACCTCCAAGTGAGGCACGAAGCCTGATCTTACAGGCCACAATAGGATGCTCACACAATGCCTGCATATTTTGTGTCTCATACAAAGACCGGAAATATAGAGTGAGGGGAGCCGAAGGGATCACTGCTGATTTGAGAGGTCTCCCAACTTCAATCAAGAATGGTGTTCGTCGCGTGTTCCTTGCGGATGGAAATGCATTAGCAATGACCACTGACGAGATGCTGGCAACACTTCAAGTTCTACAGAAGAACCTGCCTGCACTCGAACGAGTTGGTGTCTATGCCTACGCAAAAGATGTTCGTGACAAAAGCATTAGTGATCTCAGACAACTCAAGGACGCAGGACTCGGAATAGTCTATCTTGGCCTCGAGACCGGTGACGACGAACTCTTGAGATGGTGCCGTAAAGGTGTGGACTCACGAGAAATGATGGAGGCCTGTAAGAAGATAAGGTCGGCTGGAATCCCACTTTCTCTTACGATCATACTTGGCCTTGGTGGCCTCGAGCATTCTGAGCAACACGCAAAGGCCACTGTTCAAGTCCTCAACAAGATAGACCCCGAATATGTTGGGGCACTGACACTGATGATCCCAAGAGGCACGCCATTGTATGAGATGACTCAGCGCGGCGAGTTTGAACCCATGCGCCCATTTGACATTCTGAGAGAACTGAGAACACTTGTTGAGGGGATACATCTATCCAATTGCGTCTTCAGGACCAATCATGCATCAAATTACTTACCGCTCGGCGGCACTCTGAACCGGGACAAGTACAAAATCCTTGACACCCTGGACACAGTACTTGAAAGACATGATGACAGTGTGCTGCGGCCATCAGGTCTCAGAGGCCTATAAAATTCAGAGGGGAGTACTTTCCAAAAAATGAAAGAGGCATCAGCACGTTCTTGTGAAACGCATTGAAACGTATGGGAGATCCATCTTCCACAGGAATCAACATCGCCAGAATTAATTCCATGACACTGACTGGTCAAGACCACCAGCAGATATGGTCCACAATATGTGACGGCCGTATTGCTCAACACAAAGACTGTTACCTTGTTGCACCGACAATTAGGAGAACGACACCCAGTCCGATCAGTGCGAGCATCGTCTCAGAGAAGAGATAGCCGCCTAGAGTTATTG
It contains:
- a CDS encoding carboxypeptidase M32; this translates as MSAYDDFLARARELVTVESATGVLYWDLETYMPPKGIRLRSEQIAALSKIQHEMLTSPETGKLLEAAEKEMGSYDEVQKRNLHLARREYDSETKVPVDLVMAIARQQAITTDVWKKAKAAQDWKKFQPELKKMIDLTRQRYEIIMDVKGIPVLYDAMVDDYERAMTSAKIEKVFSELRDGLIPLAQKCADATKGTDLSRLARPVPVEIQRKIATDLANLIGYDTTSKEAGGRIDETEHPFTTGYFDDVRITVHYHEKNVMSMIYAILHEGGHALYEQNLNHDWMYQPIGKAASMGIHESMSRFVENIFGRTNEFWQFYYPRLNELTNNTFADIPLDEFVRAVNHVRPSKIRIEADEVTYSLHIIIRFEIERDLFGGKLDVSDLPQVWNEKYEKYLGIEIKNDSEGVMQDTHWASGLFGYFPSYALGNVYDGMWRDKINHDIPDWQTRIPSGEFAHIKSWLVENIHSKSALYDPADLVKHVTGKDLEAKPFLRYLEEKYSNLFGF
- a CDS encoding sporulation protein — encoded protein: MRKIDIRLEQTKYSPGSSIQGEVVVNTDKEFEANRVTLEFVGIEEARVVRGAGDSRRVYKEKILHIDEETILHESVIIPEGTTSFPFEVNIPRNLPESYYGHYGSIRYQLRAKVEISWALDPKCEVDVGIIHPLEHVPPKPFTKFIDWNGLDQIQIEIPRHTIAPPEPFPIRIMLRGDPKIRGIRFEILFKEIVSPKGRTETTTRQLSTAYLKAEEISYNSWMDINMETSEKWPLPFSSQLIKTAYVLKVTADIRFRFDRSVEFRLVPSRPPAELFEQDDFSW
- a CDS encoding TldD/PmbA family protein, which translates into the protein MMDYDTVKDELLAVTDSALKYGKSLNADAEIEVGVFYSHEMSAEITQGIVSAKDGIVAGCSARVALGKRIGFASASGITKNRVDLVIFEALSIASGVTVEDNRFQGFCDPAGRGKEGAFDKEILALGTDDLIRFSEEMITEAKTVDERAKIFSAEAAASWGAYALGNTRGILEATRFGHNMVSVNVQAMVGEERRGSFGFDVARDRIVKTEGLGRDAAQRAVNLLGAEKLDFTGALPTVWKPIAASTYIASSLARSTLGDAVVDGVSPLCDHLGNEIAVKSLTVYDDGQNPNYLGTMAIDAEGHPQRRNTVIEDGVLKGFLFDSYYARANGVEPTGNASRGGGIFGGSIPYEVPPSVGAKHLEVVGGDRSLDDLISSIDGKALLIDDFPLGIFHTDVATGEFAVVASSVYLIENGEIKHSVQPVSVAGNFYEGYKKIIAMGNDVEVLPWSVSVGSLVFDGFTITG
- a CDS encoding TldD/PmbA family protein, translated to MKYILEDGVAHGERLGADFVEARYEDLTLRTLDRTDDTFKDIQVKSRMGIAITCYIKGVSGFSFTATPDRESVLAAVGQAVKMARASLSAAKLKLPFERGEPVSPKPAYTPSIGIHPEKWSISEKIDLVNRVVESAKDHGKSVRNIRGMYGELYGHKMLVNSDGTHIEWDFLTTELRVKVTSRAEDGGMVVGFRSFGGTTGVDTFASGEHSPENMGQDAAERAAEQLKAKPCPAGKFRSLIENQLVGVLAHESFGHLSEADFVVPGFSPLTGKVGTRLGTEHATIIDSGIVDIEKYGGLWVPFDDQGTPAHNTVVLDKGVLKHYLHNRGTAANLGQSPTGNARAITFMFPPIVRMTNTYFAAGDLTEEEALELLGTGVYAIQTSGGQVEGDGSFLFKAIRGYWVENGEIKYPIREVSLSGNVLEMLGHVEGATRDLQLYSGYFGGCGKAGQAPLPVGLGGPKLVVDGVTFGGKA
- a CDS encoding GTP-binding protein, coding for MPVPVYKVLLVGDANVGKSSLIRRVLLDEFDPNYKATVGVDLSAAALNIDPFTPVILTLIDLGGQADFRELRTQYYKGAHAVIFVYDVSDRSTFDSLERWIYGVQENITTREGRELIPLLIANKIDQSETREVSPDEGHSFAERWDFRYGEASAKDGTNVHSLFLDLAKSIYDAYPPVDIRSSTHDK
- a CDS encoding radical SAM protein; translation: MLRYEGTIWRPPSEARSLILQATIGCSHNACIFCVSYKDRKYRVRGAEGITADLRGLPTSIKNGVRRVFLADGNALAMTTDEMLATLQVLQKNLPALERVGVYAYAKDVRDKSISDLRQLKDAGLGIVYLGLETGDDELLRWCRKGVDSREMMEACKKIRSAGIPLSLTIILGLGGLEHSEQHAKATVQVLNKIDPEYVGALTLMIPRGTPLYEMTQRGEFEPMRPFDILRELRTLVEGIHLSNCVFRTNHASNYLPLGGTLNRDKYKILDTLDTVLERHDDSVLRPSGLRGL